In Chloroflexaceae bacterium, a single genomic region encodes these proteins:
- a CDS encoding alpha-amylase family glycosyl hydrolase, which produces MSDPRARIHTLLEAIYGQPAGAAITPRLQAMLDDFVARHPPGPPRPPAERLTENDVILITYGDQVREPDRPPLQTLGEILDTTFGGIVSGVHILPFFPYTSDDGFSVVDYRAVDPALGTWADIERLSRRYRLMFDAVVNHISASSAWFREFLAGAPGAEARFHVVDPATDLRGVTRPRTTPLLTSFETAAGVRHVWTTFSADQIDLNFANPEVLLEMTDVLLAYVEHGASLIRLDAIGYLWKEPGTTCIHLPNTHRIVQLWRAVLDVVAPDVLLITETNVPHADNISYFGDGSNEAQLVYQFPLAPLVLHAFATGDATRLSGWARELAPPSPTTAFFNFLASHDGIGVVPATGILSQAEVQDLCAQVERHGGRVSYKTNPDGSQSPYELNCTWFDALSGPAGGEAPELAIGRFLASQAIMLALQGVPGVYVHSLLGSPNYQQGLQATGRFRSLNREKWTRADLEARLADPRRREGTVLQRMARLIRARRNERAFHPNSPQQVLDVHPSVFALERRTPEGDATVLCLHNVSGAPQRAPAPAVGGARDLISGTRYPPGTDGIELAPYQAAWLRPE; this is translated from the coding sequence ATGAGCGACCCGCGCGCCCGTATCCACACGCTGCTTGAGGCGATCTACGGCCAGCCCGCAGGCGCGGCGATCACTCCGCGCCTGCAGGCCATGCTCGATGACTTCGTGGCTCGCCATCCTCCAGGCCCGCCGCGCCCGCCCGCCGAACGGCTCACCGAGAATGACGTGATCCTGATCACCTATGGCGACCAGGTCCGCGAGCCGGATCGCCCACCCCTCCAGACCCTCGGCGAGATCCTTGATACGACCTTCGGCGGCATTGTCAGCGGCGTCCATATCCTGCCATTCTTTCCCTACACCTCCGATGACGGCTTCTCGGTGGTGGATTATCGCGCCGTTGATCCCGCTCTGGGAACGTGGGCCGACATCGAACGTCTGAGCCGGCGCTACCGCCTGATGTTCGACGCGGTGGTGAACCACATCTCGGCCAGCAGTGCGTGGTTCCGCGAGTTTCTGGCCGGCGCGCCCGGCGCTGAGGCTCGCTTCCACGTTGTTGACCCCGCCACCGACTTGCGGGGAGTGACGCGCCCGCGCACCACCCCTCTGCTCACCTCCTTCGAGACCGCCGCTGGCGTGCGCCACGTCTGGACCACCTTCAGCGCCGACCAGATTGACCTGAACTTCGCCAATCCCGAAGTGTTGCTGGAGATGACCGACGTGCTGCTCGCCTACGTGGAGCACGGCGCGAGCCTGATCCGTCTGGACGCCATTGGCTACCTGTGGAAAGAACCGGGTACGACCTGCATCCATTTGCCGAACACGCACCGGATCGTGCAACTCTGGCGCGCTGTGCTGGATGTGGTCGCTCCAGACGTGCTGCTGATCACCGAAACGAACGTGCCCCACGCCGACAACATCAGCTACTTCGGCGACGGGAGCAACGAGGCCCAACTGGTCTATCAGTTTCCGCTGGCGCCCCTGGTGCTGCACGCCTTCGCCACCGGCGACGCCACCCGCCTGAGCGGCTGGGCGCGCGAACTGGCCCCGCCCTCGCCAACGACGGCGTTCTTCAACTTCCTGGCCTCCCACGACGGCATCGGCGTGGTGCCTGCGACCGGCATCCTGAGCCAGGCCGAAGTGCAGGACCTGTGCGCGCAGGTGGAGCGCCACGGCGGGCGCGTCTCCTACAAGACCAACCCCGACGGCTCGCAAAGTCCCTACGAGTTGAACTGCACCTGGTTCGACGCTCTCTCCGGCCCCGCCGGCGGCGAGGCGCCAGAACTGGCAATCGGGCGCTTCCTCGCCTCGCAGGCGATCATGCTGGCCCTGCAGGGCGTGCCGGGGGTCTACGTGCACAGCCTATTGGGGTCGCCTAATTATCAGCAGGGACTGCAAGCCACCGGCCGTTTCCGCAGCCTGAATCGCGAGAAGTGGACGCGGGCCGATCTGGAGGCGCGCCTGGCCGACCCCCGGCGCCGCGAGGGGACGGTGCTGCAACGCATGGCAAGGCTCATCCGCGCGCGGCGTAATGAGCGAGCCTTTCACCCCAATAGCCCACAGCAGGTGCTCGACGTGCACCCGTCGGTCTTTGCGCTGGAACGCCGCACGCCCGAGGGTGACGCGACGGTGCTGTGCCTGCACAACGTCTCTGGCGCGCCGCAGCGGGCGCCGGCGCCCGCTGTGGGAGGCGCCCGCGACCTCATCAGCGGAACCCGCTATCCCCCCGGCACGGACGGGATAGAGCTGGCCCCATACCAGGCGGCCTGGCTGCGCCCGGAGTAG